The nucleotide sequence TAGATAGGCGGCACCGCGACGACAAAATGAATCGTATATCGCGGCTAGAAATCGAGAAAAACGACAAAACCAAAAAAAATGAATCACACTATACGCTGAGTGTATAAACGTTACGGAAGGAACAAAAAGGTGAGAgaaaaactatatatatatagagagagagagagagagaaagagagagagagaaaaattgagAAGGAAAGAAAAATACGGGAAGAAAAAGAggagatgaagagagagagagagagagagagagagagaaggagggaaagagaaagataTATAGGAAAGCTTCGTGTAATGTATTTTTTACTCGGTCTCGAGTGTTTAGAGCTATTGTGTAACAGCGAAACTCTCCAAATTCTGCGGTCCAAGGGAGCTCTCTCGTCGGTGAGACGAGGTCGGTGACGGTCGCTCAGTTCGTTTCGCGCGTTTCTCCTTTCGAAAATTAGTCCCGCGGACGATACGAAGGAATGCCGGGACGCGTCGCGATCGCTATAGAAGAACCGCGTCGAGATCATCGTTATCGTCGAGCACCCCACACGCCGGGGATGGTTCGTTCtcgttctccccccccccccctcggaAACTAACGCTGCCATCGCGACTACCAGCGAGAATGGATGACGCCATCAGAGCTACAGCTTCGATATGTGGACGTCTAAAACACTCACACACTGCCCAGCTCCTTTTTCTGAGCCCTCTCACCCCCAACCCCCCTGTCCCCCAACCCCCGAAACTCCCTTGAGAAACCACACACCCTCCTCGCCCCGTTTCTTCGTATCTGTAACCGTATATATCTATGTAATTTACCAACGCGGATCGGTAAACGGCGTTCAAAGAATCGACTattttttaaaacgcgatagtAAGCATCGAGTGTCAAATTATTAAATGtgggagagcgagagggagagaatgagagatcgcgtgaCTGTGTTTATGTGCGTGAAAGAGATATatagagagagcgaaagagagagagagagagcctacGCGGTTCACGGTGGATAATTATGTACTCGGAAAACAAAAAAATGGTGTGCAGGGTCGCGAGAAGCTTGTTCTTCGAGTTCTACGTGTGCGTAAATCTAGAGAAAAACACACACAATGGAGGAAAAATGATCGGGGAGAACAATGGAAAGATAATGGAAAATTGGAGTAATCGCGACGATATTCGCTCTCTAACTTCCGTGAAGTTCTCGTCTCGTTTTTCGCAGGATATCGACGAGGAAACTTTTTACACTTGTTCCCCGACAATGTTTTGTCGTCGACCGCGCGGGGGTAGGGGGGTCgcgattaaatataaatatgaatataaatatatatatatacatataaatatatatatatatataaatataaatacttcTGGAATTAACGGGGTAGAAATCGAAGGAGTAAAccgactattattattactattattattattattatttttattactattattattattattattacgattattattacgatcattaattaattattactgCGATTACAGACGTGGATCGTATTATTAATGCGAAAAAGAGAAATTATGTATGGCCGGAAGCTAGCTGAATCCGTCGGACCACGTGATGATGatggtgatgatgatgataatgatgttAATGATGATGATGCTGATGATGTTTGTGATGGTGATGACTATGGTGTAGACGATGAAGATGATAATTGTGAGGCACTCAATTCTCGCGAAGCGAATCTCGTTGTCGATATTCAGAACAGAACTGAACTTTCGGttggagagtgagagagagagagagagaggggggagagagaaagagagagagagagtgatatACTAAAgagaaaaataacaaaaattaagagtgcgagagagaatgagagagagagagagagagagagagagagagagagagagaggagagtgtATGAATGGCAGAAGAGTCAAGTCATGCTGCAGCTACTATGACCACTACCCCTAAGTAGATTAAACGCTACTTTGCCGCTGATCTAATTGTTTACTGTCACGTGTTGCTGTAAACCTAAACTAACGAtacgatatattttatttatataatctaATCGACTGTATTTATTGTAAATAGTCACGATGTTtgctatgatataatatatctgTAATTGGATGGAAACCTGCCTGAGACTGCGCCCAAGCCCTGTCCTCTATATCTATGTCTCCCTGTGCTCACGCACAAACACACAACACTTGACACGCGTGTGCTGTGTAAATCGGATCGCCGAATATGTCCAATTCATAGTTTTCCAACCGGAGAACTGTTGCATTTCACTTTACTAATTATGTACTTCGCGTCTTTCCTTCGAGCTAACTTTCTAGAATTCGAAAATCCCATGCAAATCTTCCGCATTGGAGTTTGGATCACAGAGATGGTGTTGCAAAATGCTTTTTAAACGGGGTTGCAATCTAATAGAAAGTTGGAAAACTATGGTCTCGCTCGTTTCGACTGTGTCCACGTCGCTTTCGATGGGGTAAAGAATTATTCCGATGAGAAATCATGATCGACCAACACAATTAACCCTTTCCCTGTCGCGGAGAttgctaaatcgtttatgtTGCACAGTCCTACAGCGTGCAAATGATTAAtcattattgataataataacaattattttattaatataatataatatataattattattaatatataatataataatatataattattattaatatataatataataatatataattattattaatattaatataataattattttaataataattacaatacttTTCACTCGGTTCATCTCAAATTAGCTCTTACAAGGGACGTTTCACTTTTCGGTCACCGTCGTTGCAAAGATGCACCGaagagaaattaatttttattcgctAATTTTACGAAAATAAATATTCGCCTGAGCTATTGATCTATCAGAAACGCATAAAATCACAGTATGTACATCTTTAACGAGaaaaaaatcaatgtgattctaGTCGATAGACATTATTTTCAACGATCAAAAGCGGCGAGGGCATCGTCGTAGATTaggacgatcgatcgatcgatttagtACAGAGGAACGCGAATGCACACGCAAGTGGACAGGCGGAtcttatatgtatgtatatgtacacatgtatatgtatacaaggGAACGATTAATTTGCGGGGAATTCGTGGACGAGCAGGTGCAAGCACAGGTACTCAGGGTATCTGGGCGACTAGGAGAGATAAAGACAGATCTGTATCGCGTTCAACGAGTTATTATTAACGATGTCAATACATTTTTGTCGTctcgcaacgaacgaattgggAGTACGTCATGTTGTCGGGACTCTGCCCTCTCACCCCCCCCCGAACCCCACCCACTCTATATTCATCGATTTCacgaaaaaaatgcaaaaaaagCCAAAGAAAGGACTCGTTTCGGGAACACTTTCGAGGACAACGGAGCACCGATGGCCAGAGAGATAATTTTTTATAGATGTATTTTTTTCTCCCGCGGCGTTCACGACGATCCACGGAtcgtccgcgatcgtcgcgGAAGCTCTCGAAAGAGTTTTAAGCAAAAAAACAAGAAAGAAAAAGTATGAAAACAAAAAGGAAACGAAAGCAGGAGAAACGAGATCGTGAAAGAAATACGTGGAACTCTTTAAATCGCCGCCATGACAGGCGCACACCGTGTCGCCACCCAACCAGCATGTCCAATAAACTTACAATATTACTATCATAAGTACAATATATTAagtgttttcagaaaatataTGATctatatatgataataaaaaCGGGAAAACGTTTCATCGGGCAGTTTCTTATTCTCTCTTCTCGATCCTCGCGCGTATCGATCCTTCGCCCTCGGCCTCTATAATTGTTACATTGCGATTATAGAGTTGTTCTGCTTCATTATTATTCGCCGAACAAGTAGGATGATTTTCATCTGTTGGATCGGCGTTCCTTCAATCGGCACAGGATGCAGAGGGCGAATGAGAAATTCATTACCTGAAAGACAATGATTAATCGTCGCTCGGATTATTGTTTGTTCGGGAAGAACGATAgtaaaattgtgaaaaaccacGGATTATATCCTTCGTCCTTATAGCGAGCTTTTTAATTCGTCTTCTCTTTCGCTTTCTTTCAATAATTCGtgagtaaaataatataaatataaaccgAACGCAGTGTTAAATAATTCTCATCGACTCACCAGGATCAGAAAAATCAGCAGAGCTGTTAtgcttataatatataaaataataaaattaaataataacatataaaacaatataaatataaaccgAACTCAGTGTTAAATAATTTTCATCGACTCACCAGGATCAGAAAAATCAGCAGAgctgttttataatatataaaataataaaattaaatagtaatatataaaacaatataaatataaaccgAACGCAGTGTTAAATAATTTTCATCGACTCACCAGGATCAAAAAAACCAGCAGAGCCGTTATGCTTATGGCATGAACGTGCGACTTCAGCAAAAGCGCAGCGTTCCGAAGACAGCCGACCTTGAACGCTACGGCTTCCGTCATGCTTAAACACTGAAAGCATTAATATGAAATCGCGTTTAAAAGGAATCTGATTAACGAGGTTGCAGACATCTGCACTCGTTCACAAAAAATCCATAAATCCGCCAAGCCAAAGACAGACGACactgaataaaattaattacttgTTCAATGGCTTTGGCGCAACAGCTCTTAGGGATACTGATCTGATAATTGGCCCAGTCGTTCGAGGACTTGATCCCGCAGCACTTCAACTGAAATACAAATTTCGATTAACATTTGGAGCGTACGATGCGGCAGGAACAACGTAAGACGAAAGAATCATTTTAATACGGTCTCTCACGTATCTGTGGGTGCTGTCCCAAGACCTTCTGTTCGACGACAAGGAATCGTAATTTTTCATGGCGGTGATCATGTCTGCCTGTACGTTCTTCAGAATTTCTTCGAAGATCCAAAAGCTCGATATAGCGGTCACGAAAATGATGCAGAGAAAGCACAAGCATAGAATCGCGTACTGGAAATAGAATAACGTTCTATACTAATTATTACAGGTTGATTAGTTACACGTTACTTTCCGATTTCTGAggtagtatagtaaattctccttaattgacgatTAGCTTGgatacagaaatggacaatttggggagaggagatacgattattcgagtctcacgGTTGTTACCGcgattagattattattatattatattatattatattatattatattatattatattatattatattatattatattatattatattatattatattatattatattatattatattatattatattatattatattatattatattatattatattatattatattatattagattagattagattagattattatatttatcgatTACCAACAACtacgaaaacgagccgcaaagctcgaatagtcgtatctccttttctcaaattgtccaattagggagaattgactgtatAAGTAATCGaaattttaaagaaaatattaattaatcacTGGTCGGTAACgtgttaaaatatttttgttcaaCGACAGTATAGTCGAACTAACAGTCTTCAGGTACATCTTTCGTTTTCGAACAAGACTAATTATCCCAAGTAATGATGTGAGGGAGCCAACGAGACCGACGAATAGTAAAGCGACCAGGAAAATCCGATGTCCAATCAATCGGGACATTATCCTTTCGTCGGTGAGGGTCCACACCGACATTACCACGCCGACTATGCCTGCAAGCTTCATTTATTGTAAGAAAAGTTAAACAAACGTTCCGAGTACTAGTTgtttcttaaccttttaggcacgacgcgccactatagcggtattcgcggatgtcatctttcagaacgacacgccactatagtggctttcgcggatgtcatctctctggacgacgcgccactatagtggcttgctctagtagctcactcgctcatcgtttggaccaaataatcgtcttcatatgcattgtttcacacttcttttgtcttcgcatcgatttactacagtctacagggtgtcccaaaaatgtctcgcaatccggaaatgacgggttcctcggatcatttgaagcagcttcttcctttacaaaaatgttctccgaggcactgttaacgagttattaacgaaaaacagtgaccaataagaatcgagtacggctgacgcgaggcggcccagccaaccagcgcgcgaagcctagttccgctcattggcacgatcgcctcgcgccagccgagctcgcctctcattggtcactgtttttcgttaataactcgttaatggtgcctcggagaaaatttttgtaaaggaagaagctgcttcaaatgatccgaggaacccgccactttcgaattgcgagacatttttgggacaccctgtatatacagacagaatatacagtatcagactctgtacagtacatatcagactctgccgtccagagaaatagcctcgcgcagaattcagccgtacctaaaaggttaattcaTTCTCTGTAATTAGATGTTTCTTCTCGGAAAGCTGAAAGTTTTTATTTCTCCCGTGTCAAAGTTATTGCGGATCGATGAGATAAAAATATAGTCGATAGCGCCATTCTTTAGGTATCCTTGTAAGTTGTTTATTTAATGATCACTCACGAAGGTCATTGCATTGATCGATAAGAAAACGTTTCTAATGCAGACTTGGTAGAAACGGTCGTGAGGAAAATGGTGGAAACGTATTCCGAGGAAATGTGAAACTTTCTCGGTGGAAGCAGTGGCATTGCTGTCGGTTGCGTCATCGTCTTCCGTTTCTGGTTCATCCTCGCTTTTGCCGTCCCCGTGGTGTCTGGCACCGGTGAAAAATTTGTTCCAGTTCATGTGTCTCCCAGCGGTCTGAACTTCGTCGagaaaaataaatgaacaaaggcggatgaataatataaaaattcgtCTTCTATAGGTACATACATTTATTCACTCCTTTCCTTGTCCAAGAAAATATATCGAACTATGGCTATAAAGACAATATGTCTTCGATAGATTAATTATTCGAACGTTACTCCGCATCTGAAGTTTCATTCGTTATTTTTACTAAAACATTTGTAGAATGATAAACTGGAGACTGTTCAAAAGGTTGTCTAACAAAAGAAATTGTCAGTGACATTAAACAGCAGGAAATAATGAATTTATTAATCGTCGATCACGATTCGTCGAAGTCAAGCGCAACGTCTTCCGTCTTGCAATCTGTATTTGCCATGCGAAACAGTTTTTGGTGACATTTGCGAATATGGAAATTACAAAATAGCAGAGTTTCCGTCAGGTGGCGCCCCTTGCGGCGAAGTCTCGAAACTCCGTTCGgcgtccgtacagcgccaactAGTCggtggcaaaacgctgaaactgttAACCAAAATCGAACGCTGGTAATTTGGGTAGCAGTTTCAGCATTCTGCCGCGATGCTAATTAACGTTGTACGGGCTCCGAATGTAGTTTCAGTTCTCTACACAAGAGGCGCTGAATATGTTCGGGAATcccagatttttttttaaaatcacAAAATGTTCGGGAATCCTTAGGAACTGGGAATCCCGAATACCTCGGGATCTCGTTCCGCTCAATATTTTCCCGTATCGTACCGACCATCGGGACTCGAGAATTTTTCTGATCCCACACACTTCTAATATTTCGTAATTCGTTTATAATACTAGTTTGTATTTAAAATTCTATTTAACTGCTTTGAAAATACGGAACATTATTAGAATTGCAAATATCGCTTATGTATCAGGGATGTAGTATCATCTGTGACAAACTGTGGGCGTTAGAAAAAGTGGAGAAAGTTATCAGGGCATGTAAAGTACACGTAAAGTACATGAATGCACCGTgtacataatgataatattacgTACACGTACTGTAGATACAAATTATACGCACTGCATCGTGAATCACTTGTAAGcgttaaataatttttgttgtacAGAATGAAGAAGATAACACACACGCGTACAGCATCTCGTTAATTGTACATCCCCTACCCTACTCTACCTACCCCCCTCTACCTACTCTACTCTACCCACGCTCATATGTACTGGCGGACTTGCGGACGTCATCAGTATATCAGTATGCTATGTATATCGAcgttgtatgtatgtatataatcgGCTGTGTAGGATGTCTTGCTGAGATTTGAACAGTTCTATTCCATTGTTCTGCCAATATTCATTCCAATATGTTACGGACAGGTGCTATCTATTATGTTGTGCTATTTATTTGCTCATTAATTGGGGTTATAAATGGTTATGCGATTAATCCTGAAGAGAAGTCGGATGGAGACTTCATTACTCCTCACTACACACATTACGAGGAACTTAAGAAGTTGTTCAATACCTTGTCCGAGAAGTATCCTAATTTGGCGAGAGTGTTCTCCATAGGGAAGTCCGTGGAAGGCAGAGATCTGTTGGTTCTCGAAATCTCCGAGAATGTCAACCAACGAAAGTTGGGTGAGCCAATGGTAAAATATGTTGCCAATATGCACGGTGATGAAGCTGTCGGCAGAGAATTGTTGGTTTATCTTGCTCAATATCTCCTGCACAATTATGGAAAAGATGAGCGAATTACGAAGTTGGTGAACAACACCGATATCTTCCTTATGCCATCTATGAATCCTGATGGCTTTGAAAAATCAGAGGTAACATTTAAATCTTACTATGTACAGTTTATCTAAATTAATTGTATTTGGTAACATGTATGGATTAAATTTACGTCTTGCGTTAGGAAGGGAAATGTGACTCGAAGAAAGATTTCTCAGGACGCGAGAATGCaaatcatatcgatttgaatcgAGACTTTCCAGACCAGTTCGATAGGAGAACCAGTCAACTACAAAATGGTGGTAACATACTGGATGGACGTCAGAATGAAACAATAGCTGTGATGACATGGATAGCTAAGGAACCTTTTGTGTTGTCCGGAAATCTTCATGGAGGGGCTGTCGTAGCCAGTTATCCATATGATTCTGGGTAACAATATAAAATCATATTTAGTCTTATGTATCGAATGCCATTCCAGGTCGATTTCAGTATTGCATTGCAGcagttatttaatcaaaatactTGTTCTCAGAATTTCAAGAACCTGTTGTATCGAAAGTAAAAGTCCAGATGACGAACTGTTCAAATATTTAGCCCATGTGTATGCAGATAATCACCCACAAATGCATACAGGCAATGCTTGTCGTCCAGACAATTTTGCAGGTGGTGTTACCAATGGAGCTTATTGGTATATAttgtttattactatttataagagaactattatttattcaagaaattAACTAAATTTCATATGCTTTAGGTACGAAGTGATCGGTGGTATGCAAGATTTCAATTATGCTGGTTCTAATGCATTTGAGATCACATTTGAACTTAGTTGTTGTAAATATCCACATGCTTCAACGATGCCAGAATATTGGATGTTAAATAAGGAGTCTCTTATAAAGTATTTTGAACAAGCACATATCGGAGTAAAAGGTTCGAAAATACTAATGAAATGTGGTCAATTACCAGTTATGAAATATACCTTAGCTATTCGTTTTAGGGCTTGTACGAGATACTGATGGTCAACTGTTAGAAGCAGCTAATATCATTGTAGAAGGAATTGACCATAATATTTCGACAACAAATCGTGGAGAATACTGGCGTCTATTACTGCCCGGGACTTACTTAATTCATGCAGAGTCATGGGGGTAAGTAACTTTGAATAACAAACATAAAATTAACATATCATTAAGCCGCTGcctaatagaataaaatatttcgCAATGTTACATTCCTCTTTTTCTCTATTGTAGATATCAACCAAGTAAAACAGTAAGAGTTACAGTAAACTCAGGTGAACCAACTATTGTcaattttactttgaaacagGATTCCTTTGATGATCAAGGTAATCAAGACATAGATTATCCTCGTATGTTACCACTTTTAAATCAATATTCTCCACTGTATAAACTAATACGCTCTTATGAAGACATCGACtactaattaatttttatgcAGCTTACGATATAAGTTCTTTGTGTTACATAaacttttttaaattattttctcaTGTAACTTGATTCTCTTATCCATTTCTTACAAATAGAAATGGTTACTTTGATGTATTACTTTCTTACCATTCATTTTTTATCCATCATCATTCTTCTTGGTTCATTATGTTCGTTCATTATgtgtttttatttctttattttacagCACCAATACGATAAAATAGCCACTCAACATCATTTGATACCCTCTGAAATATCCATGCATTTTATTATAGTCTATATTTTACAAGCATACAAAATATACACACAAGGTATGGAGAAATAATGtgtacaaaaataattaattacaaaatattagGGGTACAAATAATTGAGAAGAGTCTCTTTCTTTAGTATTTAcatttgttacaatttttatttgaaacaagATGTAGGAGTAtgaatttcataaaaatttagTACATTCTTATGTACCGAATTTACATATTGCTAAAGAATTTAACATGTCTTTTTCAATGCTAAGTAACTACCAATTTTTAAGCCATAGATTACTTACTATCAAACACATTGTGAACTGTGatctattttttatttgaacGCTCTCTTGTGTCATTTTTACATTGACAAACACTTaaaaatactaatatatatatttttttataaatatgttTTTACACATTTAATTAATTGAATCTTCACATTAGTAAGATTTTAAACATATCCACATACTCCACAATGTTAATAAAAAGACATACGTTACTTATTTctatgttattttttttttattttttaaagtaCAATGATTTTTTAGTGCAcgatacattataataaacatttattatgaaatttcaataattatgTTGAAAGAATGTAAAACAGTGAGCGATGTTTAAGATTGTATTTGTAATTAGATGTATAGTACACCATGTTTTAACTAAATGTATATCtggaattaaaaataaaatattatatttgcctcagaaaaaaaaagagttagattcttttaaatattttccAACCTTCTCCTATAATTTGTTATCATTCGCTTGACACAATTCATTGATGTACATTTTATTGCTTTCACCTTTATTAAGGTTTTATTTTCTCTGTACCTTGTGTTAAAATGCATTTTTGATCAATCTCTCTGTTCATTTATCTACTCTAATTTATTTGACTTTTCTATTGTTTTACATGAAAAAAACCATTAAATACAAGTTTAATTTAGTCTTATTATTGATATTCataaattcttttttttataataatgtatttgTTTCCGAATAGGCAAATTAAGTtcatctaaagttgaaaaaataGTAAGACCTATAGATGAATATGGATTCTTACACGATACCAAATTTAAGCATCACAATTATGtaaaaatggaaaaatatttgaagGATTTAAACGGAAATTACCCCAATATTACAAGACTCTATAGTATAGGAAAATCAGTCAAGGGACGTAAATTATATGTGATGGAAATAACAGAAAATCCTGGGAAACATAGTCCAAATAAACCAGAAGTGAAATATATAGGAAATATGCATGGAAACGAAGTTGTTGGCAGAGAAattttattgttgttattaagATACCTCTGCGAAAATTATGAAAGTAATGAAAGAGTTacaaaaatactaaaaaatgtCAGATTACATGTAATGCCAAGTATGAATCCAGATGGATATGAAATTTCTCAAGAAGGAGACGTGTCTGGAGGGCATGGAAGATCAAATGCTAGGGGTGTTGACCTTAACAGAAACTTTCCTGATCAGTATGGAATAAATGAAGTACGAATAATAATCTATTAGTAAAACATttgctattattgttatttgtCAGAATCTTTACTTTTGCACAATTTATGTTACAGTTAAATGGTAAACAAGAACCTGAAACAAAAGCGGTAATGAATTGGATCGCAGAAATTCCATTCGTACTTTCTGCTAATTTTCATGGGGGAACATTGGTAGCAAATTATCCATACGATAATACGCCACAGTATGCACCTAATGTTCCAAATGTGAGTCCAGATGATGCTGTCTTCAAAGCATTAGCACTAGCATACTCAAACGCTCATCCCCGTATGCACCTTGGTGAACCTTGTCCACCGCTtccaaatgaacaacttaataTGCCAAGTTTGCTCGAGGAACAATTCCCAGATGGAATAACTAATGGAGCTGCCTGGTACTCCGTGAGTGGAGGAATGCAGGACTACAATTACCTTCACAGCAATGATTTTGAGATTACGTTAGAAGTTGGGTGCACAAAGTTCCCAAATAGTACTGAATTGCCAACATTTTGGTTGCAAAATAGGGAACCTCTATTACGTCTTATTGAAATGGTACATGATTCACAATAATACAGTCCAATACTACTATTATCcgcgtttatattatattagaataattATGATTACTACGATTTACAGTCTCGAAAAGGTGTACACGGCATAGTACGTTCATCAATCGGCACCCCTATACCTCATGCCAAAATATCTGTGGATGGAATTAAACATGATATCCACGCAGCCGAAGGTGGTGATTATTGGCGGCTTTTGGTTCCAGGAAAATACAATATTACAGTTAGTGCAGTAGGATATGAACCACAGACGCAGAGCGTAATTGTACCCGAGGGAGATAATATGGGTGAAGGAGAAACGACATTGGACTTCTCATTAATGCGTGATGATCCTCAGCATTGGTATAATTATATGCAGCCTTTTCTCATAATCATGAAATGAGGGAATATCTTAACATTTACAAACGTTAAAATTTTCAGAATAAGATCATAAGAAATTTGCAGATCATATTTAATAAGGAATAATAAGAATTTCGTTTTATGAAGAAATTTAAGCTCCAAGTAACATTAAGTAAATACTTCAATATCTCATGAAACATGTGCTGGATTTAAAGTACTAGATCAGAACattaacaaatataatataacattttcgTGCAATTAGTAAATTGTTTCCTGTTGATTGGATTTTAAGTCCTATTTTCAAGTATTGAGAACGATATCGTGTTGTTTACTAGAAATTCATGTTTTTAAACATTAAATATGAAATTTcgaattttaaacattttttatttgatATGTATACATGTTGTCACGTATCAGCattcataaaatataataagtTTAAGTAACAATTATAAACTCCTGTTTCAGGTCATCTGCATATGATTTCGGTTTAATAGCAAATTTACAGAATGTATACTTAAAAAATGCAGAATTAAATGCCCGGTTCAGTGAATTAGAAAGTCATCAACCAAACACTGCCGAATTTGAAGCTGGAAGTTCATTAATTAACATGGCTATTCATTCGTTAAAAATTACCCACGATGTAAGTATCTCTTTATGAAAATGAGATGTATTACGACTAcatcgaatatttcattttcaatacgTTTGTAGATGGGAGCACCGGAAGAAAACAAATTTCACATCGGTTTAATTGGGGGACTATTTGCTTCCCAACCAGTGGGTAGAGAAATTCTACTACGTTTAGCTACGCATATTCTTATGGGAAATCAAATTGGAGATCCTCCTATACAGCGGATAT is from Megalopta genalis isolate 19385.01 chromosome 4, iyMegGena1_principal, whole genome shotgun sequence and encodes:
- the svr gene encoding carboxypeptidase D svr, with translation MLRTGAIYYVVLFICSLIGVINGYAINPEEKSDGDFITPHYTHYEELKKLFNTLSEKYPNLARVFSIGKSVEGRDLLVLEISENVNQRKLGEPMVKYVANMHGDEAVGRELLVYLAQYLLHNYGKDERITKLVNNTDIFLMPSMNPDGFEKSEEGKCDSKKDFSGRENANHIDLNRDFPDQFDRRTSQLQNGGNILDGRQNETIAVMTWIAKEPFVLSGNLHGGAVVASYPYDSGISRTCCIESKSPDDELFKYLAHVYADNHPQMHTGNACRPDNFAGGVTNGAYWYEVIGGMQDFNYAGSNAFEITFELSCCKYPHASTMPEYWMLNKESLIKYFEQAHIGVKGLVRDTDGQLLEAANIIVEGIDHNISTTNRGEYWRLLLPGTYLIHAESWGYQPSKTVRVTVNSGEPTIVNFTLKQDSFDDQGKLSSSKVEKIVRPIDEYGFLHDTKFKHHNYVKMEKYLKDLNGNYPNITRLYSIGKSVKGRKLYVMEITENPGKHSPNKPEVKYIGNMHGNEVVGREILLLLLRYLCENYESNERVTKILKNVRLHVMPSMNPDGYEISQEGDVSGGHGRSNARGVDLNRNFPDQYGINELNGKQEPETKAVMNWIAEIPFVLSANFHGGTLVANYPYDNTPQYAPNVPNVSPDDAVFKALALAYSNAHPRMHLGEPCPPLPNEQLNMPSLLEEQFPDGITNGAAWYSVSGGMQDYNYLHSNDFEITLEVGCTKFPNSTELPTFWLQNREPLLRLIEMSRKGVHGIVRSSIGTPIPHAKISVDGIKHDIHAAEGGDYWRLLVPGKYNITVSAVGYEPQTQSVIVPEGDNMGEGETTLDFSLMRDDPQHWSSAYDFGLIANLQNVYLKNAELNARFSELESHQPNTAEFEAGSSLINMAIHSLKITHDMGAPEENKFHIGLIGGLFASQPVGREILLRLATHILMGNQIGDPPIQRILNNSVLHIIPGVDPGFDNIVDNQECNPIVKGEVGEEILHKRTTTSDQINSVSSAFKKMITNEEYDVIIILGSGARKVSYTDNKLHVYKTLAENYEHSMHKRTCNILNSEVKEVQDYIQNEYNIPVMSINMDCCKYPPAASIPITWRENLLPLMQLVHSLSTGVRAMVTDVNNVPLREAVVKNGMMQYEVSKNMAYFKTILLPGEYTFVFTCEGYVEQSVNVHVENENIIDLTVKLIKSNTDLEKYEEDNEDSEPNALNKALTELNDKYSQLSILHTMGRSEKGIRIMYLEIGAENNYKRIGRPSIAFVAGVTNGIQVTSKVLLHFATYLLDHYRKNTTVTNYLDKYTIYIVPDFTQSPNKNLSCSSLVVDNLQFPIKTKLSSEASIVINWFKKVNPMLAINLNIGAQHIEIPFARKYGKTPEHVYETDDDAVLQDLVTSYIKHNVHMNSNNSICDHGLNTNINGVIHAGNGIGGKREHSLVDYIYLNTSTLMIDAYITCCATDDSRNVFEDNKDSFLAMVDKLNNGVKGFVLTKNNEPVENAILSCNNSVHHVKSGINGAYWLLLQPGTHVITAKANGYIPQTKVFVTTDIHSISNLIFKLRYNDKFLGMPRIVFIILISTICFGIITCAVFLYANCTSSEQSHKNNRSGYAFSLLKDGTSFFDDDEKEIEIFRRPANGHMQTNEVTKPYFDDDNISSSDDASDLEFIAPGQVQWEDKTPTENR
- the LOC117221892 gene encoding leukocyte surface antigen CD53, giving the protein MKLAGIVGVVMSVWTLTDERIMSRLIGHRIFLVALLFVGLVGSLTSLLGIISLVRKRKMYLKTYAILCLCFLCIIFVTAISSFWIFEEILKNVQADMITAMKNYDSLSSNRRSWDSTHRYLKCCGIKSSNDWANYQISIPKSCCAKAIEQCLSMTEAVAFKVGCLRNAALLLKSHVHAISITALLVFLILVMNFSFALCILCRLKERRSNR